Proteins encoded by one window of Primulina huaijiensis isolate GDHJ02 chromosome 1, ASM1229523v2, whole genome shotgun sequence:
- the LOC140980937 gene encoding ATP-dependent zinc metalloprotease FTSH 12, chloroplastic gives MKSIMELTNTQFKPNPLRFYPENLFLLRRISIRASPYRCYRSKISRQKGIKISASSSGTNASEPEGFSWPQFSQSIGRGSQRFFQKFGESVKKETGFSIEDAKVRVNEMTDRFQVQFERVNSEVLPQFIDWNKWDYWKDIKNWEPERVGVLVLYIFVVVLSCRGAYSMIRASIVQRERKELAEAYMEALIPEPTPTNVRQFKKGLWRKTTPKGLKLKKFVEAPDGTLVHDSSFVGEDAWEDDTEKALDNVKEIIEKDIKLNEEDKKFVKEGLGLSVVKQDSGGTWRDRLTAWKEILQKEKLAEQLDSLNSKYVVEFDMKEVENSLRKDVVEKASNANGARALWISKRWWRYRPKLPYIYFLQKLDSSEVAAVVFTEDLKRLYVTMKEGFPLEYIVDIPLDPFLFEAILGSGVEADLLQKKQIHYFLKVVFALLPGILILWFIKEALMLLHITTNRFLYKKYNQLFDMAYADNFILPVGEVGEAKSMYKDVVLGGDVWDLLDELMIYMGNPMQYYEKNVKFVRGVLLSGPPGTGKTLFARTLAKESGLPFVFASGAEFTDSEKSGAARINELFSIARRNAPAFVFVDEIDAIAGRHARKDPRRRATFEALIAQLDGEREKTGVDRYSLRQAVIFICATNRPDELDLEFVRPGRIDRRVYIGLPDAKQRVQIFGVHSTGKELAEDVDFEKVVFRTVGYSGADIRNLVNEAGIMSVRKGHSKIYQQDIIDVLDKQLLEGMGVLLTEEEQQKCEQSVSLEKKRLLAVHEAGHIVLAHLFPRFDWHAFSQLLPGGKETAVSVFYPREDVVDQGYTTFGYLQMQMVVAHGGRCAERIAFGDDITDGGRDDLEKITKIAREMVISPRNPRLGLTALTKRIGMVDLPDNPDGEIIRYKWDDPHVIPANMTLEVSELFTRELARYIDETEELAMKGLRDNKHILDVIAEELLEHSRITGLEIEELMRGLSPIMFEDFVKPYQIDLGEDGPISHNDRLRYQPLDIYPAPMHRC, from the exons ATGAAATCAATAATGGAATTGACAAACACCCAATTCAAACCAAACCCACTACGCTTTTATCCAGAAAATCTCTTTCTCCTCCGAAGAATAAGCATTCGGGCATCGCCTTATCGCTGTTACAGGTCGAAAATTTCCCGCCAAAAGGGTATTAAAATTTCAGCTTCTTCGTCGGGCACTAATGCGAGTGAGCCCGAGGGCTTCTCTTGGCCGCAGTTTTCGCAGTCCATTGGGCGTGGTTCTCAAAGgttttttcagaaatttggcGAGTCAGTCAAGAAAGAAACTGGCTTTAGTATTGAAGATGCTAAGGTAAGAGTTAACGAGATGACAGACCGGTTCCAGGTTCAGTTTGAACGAGTTAACTCCGAAGTGCTGCCGCAGTTCATCGATTGGAATAAGTGGGATTATTGGAAG GATATAAAAAATTGGGAACCGGAAAGAGTTGGTGTTTTGGTATTATACATTTTTGTCGTGGTTTTATCTTGTCGAGGAGCATACAGTATGATCCGAGCTTCTATTGTCCAGCGTGAAAGAAAAGAATTGGCAGAGGCATACATGGAGGCGTTAATTCCCGAGCCTACTCCTACTAACGTGAGGCA ATTCAAAAAAGGCTTGTGGAGGAAAACAACTCCCAAAGGTCTCAAACTTAAAAAGTTTGTCGAAGCCCCTGATGGGACACTTGTTCATGACAGTTCTTTTGTCGGGGAAGATGCATGGGAAGATGACACCGAAAAGGCCCTAGACAATGTAAAAGAAATAATAGAGAAGGACATAAAATTGAATGAAGAGGATAAGAAGTTTGTGAAAGAAGGTTTAGGTTTATCAG TTGTGAAACAGGATTCAGGAGGAACATGGCGTGATAGACTTACAGCATGGAAAGAAATTCTTCAGAAGGAGAAGCTAGCAGAACAACTCGATTCATTGAATTCCAAGTATGTTGTGGAATTTGACATGAAAGAGGTTGAGAATAGCCTCCGCAAGGATGTCGTTGAGAAGGCCAGCAATGCAAATGGAGCAAGGGCATTGTGGATCTCCAAAAGATGGTGGCGCTATCGTCCAAAACTTCCTTACATCTATTTCCTTCAAAAACTTGATTCTTCCGAG GTTGCTGCAGTTGTCTTTACTGAGGATCTTAAGAGACTTTATGTGACCATGAAAGAAGGATTCCCTCTGGAATATATT GTTGATATTCCACTCGATCCATTCCTTTTTGAGGCAATATTAGGTTCTGGAGTTGAAGCAGATCTTCTTCAGAAGAagcaaatacattattttttgaAAGTTGTATTTGCCCTCTTGCCGGGAATACTGATCTTATGGTTCATAAAGGAAGCTTTAATGCTGCTTCATATTACTACAAACCGTTTTCTTTATAAGAAATATAACCAGCTTTTTGATATGGCATATGCTGATAACTTCATTCTG CCAGTTGGTGAAGTTGGTGAAGCAAAATCAATGTATAAGGATGTAGTACTAGGAGGAGATGTCTGGGATCTTCTTGATGAGTTGATGATCTATATGGGAAACCCCATGCAGTATTatgaaaagaatgtgaagttTGTACGG GGTGTCCTTCTGTCGGGACCCCCAGGGACAGGCAAAACCCTCTTTGCTAGGACACTAGCAAAAGAGAGCGGGTTGCCTTTTGTTTTTGCTTCTGGTGCAGAATTCACAGATAGTGAGAAAAGTGGTGCTGCAAGAATTAATGAATTGTTCTCAATCGCGAGGAGAAAT GCTCCTGCTTTTGTATTTGTGGACGAGATAGATGCTATTGCTGGAAGGCATGCCAGAAAGGATCCACGTAGGAGAGCAACATTCGAAGCATTGATTGCACAGCTGGATGGAGa GAGAGAAAAAACTGGTGTTGATAGATACTCGCTTAGGCAAGCTGTCATATTCATATGTGCTACTAATAGACCTGATGAACTAGACCTAGAATTTGTTCGCCCTGGACGCATTGACAGACGTGTATATATAGGATTACCTGATGCAAAGCAAAGAGTACAAATCTTTGGTGTTCATAGTACTGGGAAGGAACTTGCTGAGGATGTTGACTTTGAAAAG GTAGTCTTCCGTACTGTTGGATATTCTGGTGCAGATATTAGAAATCTTGTCAATGAAGCAGGAATAATGTCT GTCAGAAAAGGGCATTCTAAAATCTACCAGCAAGATATTATAGATGTGTTGGACAAGCAACTTCTCGAGGGGATGGGTGTGCTTCTCACTGAGGAAGAGCAGCAGAAATGTGAACAAAGT GTTTCTTTAGAGAAGAAAAGGCTTTTGGCGGTACATGAAGCTGGTCACATAGTCTTAGCACACTTGTTCCCACGATTTGATTGGCACGCATTTTCTCAGCTTTTGCCTGGTGGCAAG GAAACTGCTGTGTCTGTTTTTTATCCTCGAGAAGACGTGGTAGATCAAGGTTATACAACCTTTGGTTACTTGCAAATGCAAATGGTGGTTGCTCATGGAGGGCGTTGTGCCGAGCGCATTGCATTTGGTGATGACATTACTGATGGAGGAAGGGATGATCTGGAGAAAATTACGAAG ATTGCTAGAGAAATGGTAATAAGCCCCAGAAATCCTAGGTTGGGGCTCACTGCTTTGACGAAAAGAATTGGGATGGTTGATCTACCAGATAACCCAGATGGTGAGATAATAAGATACAAG TGGGATGATCCTCATGTTATTCCTGCAAATATGACTCTTGAAGTTTCTGAACTTTTTACACGGGAGTTGGCTAGG TACATTGACGAGACTGAAGAACTTGCTATGAAGGGACTGAGAGACAACAAGCACATTTTAGACGTGATTGCAGAGGAACTATTAGAACATTCAAGGATAACTGGATTG GAAATAGAAGAACTAATGAGAGGTTTGTCGCCAATTATGTTTGAAGATTTTGTTAAACCTTACCAGATTGACTTGGGAGAG GATGGGCCAATTTCTCACAATGATCGCCTCCGTTATCAACCTCTTGATATCTATCCTGCGCCAATGCACAGATGTTGA
- the LOC140980944 gene encoding uncharacterized protein, producing MTKYGTKSGMASTSESTTPSPTPQIMSDASPLSITCHKLNGKNFLPWSQSVFMYICGRGKEEFLTGSASQPEFTDPNYKKWKAENNQVMAWLINSMIPEIGENFLLYPSASEIWDAARESYSCSDNTAELFAIESAVHDLRQEDSTVTEYFSTLTRNWQTIDLTETHDWKCSKDEKLFRSFIENKRVFKFLMGLNNNFDDVRGRILSTNPLPNLRAAFSVVRQEESRRKVMLGSSPQSSDNSALVVQRQNNPSTTDVTAHQGFRQGQPPNNTKGKMIPGRPWCEFCKKPTHNIDSCWKIHGKPLDWKPARERRAHSAVSEQPPSTAAPFTRTIGCSPEVILPAYDAIFCHRNG from the coding sequence ATGACAAAATACGGGACGAAATCTGGGATGGCCTCCACCTCTGAATCCACGACTCCATCACCCACTCCTCAAATCATGAGCGACGCATCACCCCTCTCAATCACTTGCCATAAACTTAATGGCAAGAATTTCTTACCTTGGTCACAATCTGTATTCATGTACATATGCGGCCGAGGGAAAGAAGAGTTTCTCACGGGTTCCGCATCCCAACCCGAATTCACCGATCCAAACTACAAGAAGTGGAAGGCTGAAAACAACCAAGTGATGGCATGGTTAATCAATTCTATGATCCCCGAGATTGGGGAGAATTTTCTTCTCTATCCTTCTGCCTCGGAGATTTGGGACGCTGCCCGTGAATCCTACTCTTGCAGCGACAATACGGCTGAGCTTTTTGCAATTGAATCGGCTGTCCATGATCTTCGACAAGAAGACTCCACAGTGACCGAGTACTTCTCTACTCTCACTCGCAATTGGCAAACCATCGACTTGACTGAGACACATGATTGGAAATGCTCCAAAGACGAGAAGTTGTTCAGATCATTTATTGAAAACAAACGAGTCTTCAAGTTCCTCATGGGCCTCAACAATAACTTCGATGACGTCCGAGGCAGAATCCTTAGCACAAATCCACTACCTAACCTTCGTGCAGCCTTCTCAGTGGTACGCCAGGAGGAAAGCCGACGCAAAGTGATGCTGGGCTCATCACCTCAATCATCTGATAACTCTGCCCTTGTTGTTCAACGACAAAATAACCCTTCAACTACTGATGTTACGGCCCACCAAGGATTTCGTCAAGGGCAGCCTCCAAACAAcacaaaaggaaaaatgattccGGGACGTCCTTGGTGTGAATTTTGCAAGAAACCAACTCACAATATCGATAGTTGCTGGAAGATACATGGGAAACCACTGGATTGGAAACCAGCCAGAGAACGTCGCGCTCACAGCGCTGTCTCTGAGCAGCCTCCATCCACAGCAGCGCCTTTCACCAGAACAATTGGATGCTCTCCAGAAGTTATTCTCCCAGCATACGATGCCATCTTCTGTCATCGGAACGGGTAG